The Clostridium chauvoei genome has a window encoding:
- a CDS encoding ABC transporter permease, which translates to MNLGNNSKTLKTKIDNLEEKLKNPLITEEERLTLENELKTTKTSLENLNSTLESTQNLLQEQKNNLSKGEEELYNKEILLKTSRDKLENEKIKLKDKRETAEKEFSLGREKIEKGNREIIKGEEEYNKSKNLLDEQIKLAESKIKDGEEALNELEKPEWFVLDRNSHFSYIDYGNSANSIDALAKVFPVFFFMVAALVCLTTMTRMVDEQRVNIGTLKALGYSKGLIASKYIIYALLASIIGSSLGLAIGLTIFPKIVFDAYGIMYTLPKVILEFNIPISLGITLTAILVTTLSAFFACYKELIETPSTLMRPKAPKEGKRILLERVSFIWNKLNFIGKVTIRNILRYKKRFLMTIFGIAGCTALLLTGFGIKDSIETIASKQFGEIFKYNMVINLDKKATLKEKQETYLNLSKDSRIINCLEVNSENGKVHFKDSQEKDVNLIVPKDLDNFKTFISLKNRKTGDSITLSNDGVVISEKVAKQIKANIGDEISIINSNNKKGTVRISAIAENYTFNYIYITPEIYNEVFRTTVEFNSIFTSLKDTSKEAEDILAKDITKESHITGVSYNSVIKKSFDDTIKSLNYVVLIMIASAGALAFVVLYNLTNVNISERMREIATIKVLGFYDNEVSAYIYRENIILTLVGTILGLGVGGLLHKFIMVTVEMDNMMFGRVIDFSSFIYSIGLTLFFALLVNFTMYYKLKNIKMVESLKSVD; encoded by the coding sequence ATGAATTTAGGAAATAATTCTAAAACTTTAAAGACTAAAATAGATAATTTGGAAGAGAAGTTAAAAAATCCACTAATTACAGAGGAAGAGAGATTAACTTTAGAGAATGAATTAAAAACAACTAAGACTTCATTAGAAAATTTAAATAGTACATTAGAGAGCACACAAAATTTACTTCAAGAACAAAAAAATAATCTATCCAAAGGTGAAGAAGAGCTTTATAATAAAGAAATATTACTAAAAACTTCTAGAGACAAACTAGAAAATGAGAAAATAAAGTTAAAAGATAAAAGAGAAACAGCAGAAAAGGAATTTTCCTTAGGAAGAGAAAAAATAGAAAAGGGAAATAGAGAAATTATAAAAGGTGAAGAGGAATATAATAAATCTAAGAACTTATTAGATGAACAAATTAAATTAGCAGAAAGTAAAATTAAAGATGGAGAGGAAGCTTTAAATGAATTAGAAAAGCCAGAATGGTTTGTTTTAGATAGAAATTCACATTTTTCTTATATTGATTATGGAAACTCTGCTAATAGTATTGATGCTTTAGCAAAAGTATTTCCAGTATTCTTCTTTATGGTAGCAGCTTTAGTGTGTTTGACTACAATGACTAGAATGGTAGATGAACAAAGGGTGAATATAGGAACGTTAAAAGCTTTAGGTTATTCAAAGGGCCTTATTGCTTCAAAATATATAATATACGCTTTATTAGCAAGTATAATAGGAAGTAGCTTAGGGTTAGCTATTGGACTTACTATATTCCCTAAAATAGTTTTTGATGCATATGGAATTATGTACACTTTACCTAAGGTTATTTTAGAATTTAATATTCCAATTTCTTTAGGAATAACATTAACAGCAATATTAGTAACAACCCTTTCAGCATTTTTTGCATGTTATAAGGAGTTAATAGAAACACCCTCTACTCTTATGAGACCGAAAGCACCTAAAGAAGGTAAGAGAATATTATTGGAAAGAGTTTCATTTATTTGGAATAAACTAAATTTTATTGGTAAGGTAACTATTAGAAATATCTTAAGATATAAAAAGAGATTTTTAATGACCATTTTTGGAATAGCAGGATGTACAGCATTACTTCTTACTGGGTTTGGTATAAAAGATTCTATTGAAACAATAGCATCTAAACAGTTTGGTGAAATCTTTAAATATAACATGGTAATTAATTTAGATAAAAAAGCCACCCTAAAAGAAAAACAAGAGACATATTTAAATTTATCTAAAGATTCAAGAATAATTAATTGTTTAGAAGTGAATAGTGAAAATGGAAAGGTACACTTTAAAGATAGTCAGGAAAAAGATGTAAATTTAATAGTTCCAAAGGATTTAGATAATTTTAAAACCTTTATATCCTTAAAAAATAGAAAAACTGGAGATTCAATAACTTTATCTAATGATGGTGTTGTTATTTCAGAAAAGGTAGCTAAACAAATAAAAGCTAATATTGGAGATGAAATTAGCATTATAAATAGTAATAATAAAAAGGGGACTGTCAGAATATCAGCTATAGCAGAAAATTATACTTTTAATTATATTTATATTACCCCTGAAATTTATAATGAAGTTTTTAGAACAACAGTTGAATTTAATTCAATATTTACTTCTTTAAAAGATACATCTAAAGAGGCAGAGGATATTTTAGCAAAAGATATTACTAAAGAATCACATATAACAGGAGTTAGTTATAATTCTGTTATTAAAAAAAGTTTTGATGATACTATTAAAAGTTTAAATTACGTAGTATTAATTATGATAGCATCAGCAGGAGCATTAGCTTTTGTAGTATTATATAATCTTACTAATGTTAATATAAGTGAAAGAATGAGAGAAATTGCAACTATTAAAGTTTTAGGTTTTTATGATAATGAAGTATCGGCTTATATCTATAGGGAAAATATAATTTTAACTTTAGTTGGGACAATATTAGGTCTTGGAGTTGGGGGATTATTACACAAATTTATTATGGTTACTGTTGAAATGGATAACATGATGTTTGGTAGAGTAATTGATTTTTCAAGTTTTATATACTCTATAGGATTAACATTGTTCTTTGCATTACTTGTAAACTTTACAATGTATTATAAACTTAAAAATATTAAAATGGTAGAATCTTTAAAGTCTGTTGATTAA
- a CDS encoding ABC transporter permease, whose protein sequence is MKKSAFNKDIFRDIRKSKGRFISIIAIVALGVAFFSGVKISPVDMKKTADKYFDDYNLMDIRLLSTLGLTDDDSRALKEIEGVQGVFPTYSMDALTTINSKEYVLKVHGLPTDKLESDNLDYINRVHIVQGRYPEKSGECVIEKAKMDALDIEIGTTITLASGLDTNILDLLKTSEYKVVGVVETPYYLTYDKGKSNIGNGQVNNFIMIPNDDFISKAYTEIFLTIEGAKNVNSYNTEYFDIVDSVKEKVEKLGEVRAGIRYDEVLKESKDKINSSKKDLETKKILANEDLEKAKKRIEESKLEIEKSEEQLDINEKEFNLSISKGEEKIRSSEEELLKGEKNYLYELNIFNENKK, encoded by the coding sequence GTGAAAAAAAGTGCATTTAACAAAGATATATTTAGAGATATAAGAAAATCTAAGGGAAGATTTATATCAATAATTGCAATTGTAGCTTTAGGAGTAGCTTTTTTTTCAGGAGTTAAAATTTCACCTGTTGATATGAAAAAAACAGCTGATAAATATTTTGATGATTATAACCTCATGGATATTAGATTATTATCTACTCTTGGATTAACAGATGATGATTCCAGGGCTTTAAAGGAAATAGAAGGTGTTCAGGGAGTTTTTCCTACGTATTCAATGGATGCTTTAACAACTATAAATTCAAAAGAATATGTATTAAAGGTCCATGGATTACCAACAGATAAATTAGAAAGTGATAATTTAGATTATATTAATAGAGTACATATTGTTCAAGGGAGATATCCTGAAAAATCTGGAGAGTGTGTAATTGAAAAAGCTAAGATGGATGCCTTAGACATTGAAATAGGAACTACTATAACTTTAGCATCTGGTTTAGATACTAATATACTAGATTTATTAAAAACTTCAGAGTATAAAGTAGTTGGGGTAGTAGAAACTCCCTACTATTTAACATATGACAAAGGGAAATCTAACATAGGAAATGGTCAAGTAAATAATTTCATTATGATTCCTAATGATGATTTTATAAGTAAAGCTTATACAGAAATTTTTCTTACAATAGAAGGAGCTAAAAATGTTAATAGTTATAATACAGAGTATTTTGATATTGTAGATAGTGTAAAGGAAAAGGTAGAAAAATTAGGGGAAGTAAGAGCGGGAATAAGATATGATGAGGTTTTAAAGGAGAGTAAAGATAAAATAAATTCTAGTAAAAAAGATCTTGAAACGAAAAAGATTTTAGCTAATGAAGATCTTGAAAAAGCTAAAAAAAGAATAGAAGAATCAAAGTTAGAGATTGAAAAATCTGAAGAACAATTGGATATTAACGAAAAAGAATTTAATTTATCCATCTCAAAAGGTGAAGAAAAGATTAGGTCTTCAGAAGAGGAGCTACTTAAAGGAGAAAAAAACTATCTATATGAATTAAATATATTTAATGAAAATAAAAAATAA
- a CDS encoding ABC transporter ATP-binding protein produces the protein MSKYIEFIDVKKIYKMGEVEIKALNGVNFDINKGEFVVVAGASGAGKSTVLNILGGMDTVSSGKVIVDGKDISKYSSRELITYRRYDIGFVFQFYNLVQNLTALENVELATQICKDSLDISETLDAVGLSHRKNNFPAQLSGGEQQRVAIARALAKNPKLLLCDEPTGALDYNTGKAILKLLQDTCKKIGMTVVIITHNLALTPMGDKIIKVKNGRIESITINENPMPVERIEW, from the coding sequence TTGAGTAAATACATTGAATTTATAGATGTAAAAAAAATCTATAAAATGGGAGAAGTGGAAATTAAGGCTTTAAATGGAGTTAACTTTGATATTAATAAGGGAGAATTTGTAGTTGTAGCTGGTGCTAGTGGAGCAGGAAAAAGTACTGTATTAAATATATTAGGGGGAATGGATACAGTATCTAGTGGAAAAGTAATTGTAGATGGAAAAGATATTAGTAAGTATTCTTCAAGGGAGTTAATAACTTATAGAAGGTACGATATAGGATTTGTATTTCAATTTTATAATTTAGTACAAAATTTAACAGCTTTAGAAAATGTAGAATTAGCAACTCAAATATGTAAAGATTCTCTTGATATAAGTGAAACTTTAGATGCTGTGGGTTTATCACATAGAAAAAATAATTTTCCAGCTCAGCTTTCAGGAGGAGAACAACAAAGGGTAGCTATTGCAAGAGCACTTGCTAAAAATCCAAAACTTCTTTTATGTGATGAGCCAACAGGTGCTTTAGACTACAATACAGGAAAAGCAATTTTGAAATTATTACAAGATACCTGTAAAAAAATAGGGATGACTGTGGTAATAATCACACATAATTTAGCTTTAACTCCAATGGGAGATAAAATAATAAAAGTGAAGAATGGTAGAATAGAAAGTATTACTATTAATGAAAATCCAATGCCAGTAGAAAGGATTGAGTGGTAG
- a CDS encoding M3 family oligoendopeptidase: MMFSEYKYERPNFEVYKNTILKSISEMEIAGDFKEIEIKLENIEKLRSNYDTMFNLSYIRHTINTKDEFYDKEQEYFDENGPLYSEVDNAFFKFINNSRFKKIFIDRYGEQFIKLIDLKLKSFSSEIIDDLKEENRLVTEYGKLIASAKIIYNGEELNISSIGKYTEDLDRNIRKEASEKLWGFFEENENKFDEIYDSLVKVRTKIAKKLGYKNFIELGYIRMSRTDYNKDMVNTFRKQVEKYIVPIANKAFKKQKERLGLKELNYYDLSINFLSGNAIPKGNKEWMLDKASKMYSELSKETKEFFSFMVNNKLLDLESKKNKSAGGYCTYIADYKSPFIFANFNKTSGDVDVLTHEAGHAFQVYLSRWIKTPEVIWPTNESAEIHSMSMEFLTWPWMELFFKEDTEKYKFTHLQSALTFIPYGVAVDEFQHYVYENYTATKEERKAAWRKIERKYLPYKDYSENLFLDKGTYWFKQGHIFEVPFYYIDYTLAEICALQFWKKMKEDKDIAWKDYISLCKEGGTKSFLELVKIANLNSPFKEGCMENIINDIDKYLYNIEDKKL, encoded by the coding sequence ATTATGTTTTCAGAATATAAATATGAAAGACCAAATTTTGAAGTATATAAAAATACTATATTAAAATCAATTAGTGAAATGGAAATAGCTGGGGATTTTAAAGAAATTGAAATTAAATTAGAAAATATAGAAAAGCTAAGAAGCAATTACGATACAATGTTTAACTTAAGTTATATTAGACATACTATAAATACAAAAGATGAATTTTATGATAAAGAACAAGAATACTTTGATGAAAATGGTCCTCTTTATTCAGAAGTAGATAATGCCTTTTTTAAATTTATAAATAACTCAAGGTTTAAAAAAATTTTTATAGATAGATATGGAGAGCAATTTATAAAATTAATTGATCTTAAATTAAAGAGTTTTTCATCTGAAATTATAGATGATTTAAAAGAGGAAAACAGGCTTGTAACTGAATATGGTAAATTAATTGCATCAGCTAAAATAATTTATAATGGTGAGGAATTAAATATATCTTCTATAGGTAAATATACAGAGGATTTAGATAGGAATATAAGAAAAGAAGCATCAGAAAAACTTTGGGGTTTCTTTGAAGAAAATGAAAATAAATTTGATGAAATATATGATTCATTAGTTAAAGTAAGAACTAAAATTGCTAAAAAACTTGGGTATAAGAATTTTATAGAACTTGGATATATAAGAATGTCTAGAACAGATTATAATAAAGATATGGTAAATACTTTTAGAAAGCAAGTAGAGAAATATATTGTACCTATAGCAAATAAAGCCTTTAAAAAACAAAAAGAAAGATTAGGGTTAAAAGAACTTAATTATTATGATTTATCTATAAACTTTTTATCAGGAAATGCTATTCCTAAAGGTAATAAAGAATGGATGCTAGATAAAGCATCTAAAATGTATTCTGAACTTTCAAAAGAAACTAAAGAATTTTTTAGTTTTATGGTAAATAACAAGCTACTTGATTTAGAAAGTAAAAAGAATAAATCAGCAGGAGGTTATTGTACCTATATAGCTGATTATAAATCACCATTTATATTTGCTAATTTTAATAAAACATCAGGAGATGTAGATGTATTGACACATGAAGCTGGACATGCATTCCAAGTTTACTTATCTAGATGGATAAAAACTCCAGAAGTTATCTGGCCTACTAATGAAAGTGCCGAAATTCATTCAATGAGTATGGAGTTTTTAACTTGGCCATGGATGGAATTGTTCTTTAAAGAAGATACAGAAAAATATAAATTTACTCATTTACAAAGTGCATTAACCTTTATTCCTTATGGAGTTGCTGTAGATGAATTCCAACATTATGTTTATGAAAATTATACAGCAACGAAAGAAGAGAGAAAAGCTGCATGGAGAAAAATAGAAAGAAAGTATTTGCCTTATAAAGATTATAGTGAAAACTTATTTTTAGATAAAGGGACTTACTGGTTTAAACAAGGTCATATTTTTGAAGTTCCATTTTACTATATAGATTATACATTAGCTGAAATATGTGCATTACAATTTTGGAAAAAGATGAAGGAAGATAAAGATATAGCATGGAAAGATTATATATCTTTATGTAAAGAAGGTGGCACTAAATCATTTTTAGAATTAGTTAAGATTGCAAATCTTAACTCACCATTTAAAGAGGGGTGTATGGAAAATATTATTAATGATATAGATAAATATTTATATAATATAGAAGATAAAAAATTATAA
- a CDS encoding thioredoxin family protein, translating to MNVLNNMKELKEFINKNSLSCIYFSTNTCTACQALKPKIESLVNKFECIQISEVKADKSLEVSAQLNLFMLPAIIFFIDGKESFRESKYISILELESKLNRLIELYK from the coding sequence ATGAATGTTTTAAATAATATGAAGGAATTAAAAGAATTTATAAATAAAAACTCTTTAAGTTGTATATATTTTAGTACTAATACCTGCACGGCCTGTCAGGCATTAAAACCTAAAATAGAATCTTTAGTAAATAAATTTGAATGTATTCAAATTTCAGAGGTTAAAGCAGATAAATCATTAGAGGTATCTGCACAATTAAATTTATTTATGTTGCCAGCTATTATATTTTTTATTGATGGCAAAGAAAGTTTTAGAGAATCAAAATATATAAGTATATTAGAGCTTGAGAGTAAATTAAACAGACTTATAGAGTTATATAAATAA
- a CDS encoding threonine/serine exporter family protein, giving the protein MLGETLAAFVATIGFGILFNIKGKKLIFAGIDGAIGWFVYKLILMAGLSQVSALFIAAISISIFSEVYARILKTPVTTFIVCALIPLVPGGGMYYTMVEAITGDIMKSLETGINTLASAGALALGIIFVSTITRIIMSYKNTNNIQLKFRRSKHMKL; this is encoded by the coding sequence ATGTTAGGGGAAACATTAGCGGCGTTTGTAGCTACTATAGGCTTTGGAATATTATTTAATATTAAAGGAAAAAAACTTATTTTTGCTGGAATTGATGGTGCTATAGGATGGTTTGTATATAAATTAATTTTAATGGCAGGATTATCCCAAGTATCAGCATTATTTATTGCTGCAATTAGTATCAGTATTTTTTCAGAAGTATATGCAAGAATATTAAAAACACCTGTTACAACTTTTATAGTATGTGCTCTTATTCCTTTGGTTCCTGGAGGTGGAATGTATTATACAATGGTAGAAGCCATAACAGGTGACATTATGAAATCCTTAGAAACAGGAATAAACACTTTAGCATCTGCTGGGGCTCTTGCTTTAGGAATAATATTTGTATCAACTATTACAAGAATTATTATGTCTTATAAAAATACTAATAATATCCAATTGAAATTTAGGCGTAGTAAGCATATGAAGCTCTAG
- a CDS encoding threonine/serine exporter family protein: MDINEILYVAMYAGKIMLESGAETYRVEETIDRICKNYGVEEADSYATPTVIIVSVYSNGKTSSLVRRISGISVDLHKIDRVNDLSRTIQLEQLSLKELEGRLKYIENAERYSFKTTLLFSALGAFGFVFLFGGSFRDAISAFLIALIVKYVTIRGSEVKINQFFINSISAGVLALFAILSIKIGLAEDMDKVIIGSIMLLVPGLSITNAIRDTVAGDLVSGLARGTDAFLTAIAIAIGTGTILSLWINIFGGI; encoded by the coding sequence ATGGATATAAATGAAATACTATATGTGGCCATGTATGCCGGAAAAATTATGTTGGAAAGTGGAGCAGAAACCTATAGAGTAGAGGAAACTATAGATAGAATATGTAAAAATTATGGGGTAGAAGAAGCAGATAGTTATGCAACACCAACTGTAATAATAGTATCTGTATATAGTAATGGCAAAACCTCTTCATTAGTTAGAAGAATATCAGGTATATCAGTTGATTTGCATAAAATAGATAGAGTGAATGATTTATCAAGAACCATACAATTAGAACAGTTATCTTTAAAAGAATTGGAAGGTAGATTAAAATATATAGAGAATGCTGAAAGGTATTCTTTTAAAACTACTCTTTTATTTTCAGCATTAGGAGCTTTTGGCTTTGTATTTTTATTTGGTGGTTCTTTTAGAGATGCTATATCAGCTTTTTTAATAGCTCTTATAGTTAAGTATGTAACTATAAGAGGAAGTGAAGTGAAAATAAATCAATTTTTTATAAATAGTATATCAGCAGGAGTTTTAGCACTTTTTGCGATATTATCTATAAAAATTGGGCTAGCAGAAGATATGGATAAAGTAATTATAGGTTCTATAATGCTTCTTGTACCTGGTCTTTCTATAACTAATGCAATAAGAGATACTGTAGCTGGGGACTTAGTTTCAGGCTTGGCAAGAGGTACAGATGCTTTTTTAACAGCAATAGCAATAGCTATAGGAACTGGTACTATTTTAAGTTTGTGGATTAATATATTTGGAGGAATATAA
- a CDS encoding aminotransferase class I/II-fold pyridoxal phosphate-dependent enzyme has translation MKNKLPLLSEVIKYNEENNLILSMPGNKCGKGFLRDEVGENFAKKLGFLDITEVDPLDNLHYPEGIIKEAQELLSKTYGAEKGYFLVNGSSSGNLSAIFSAFNEGDEVLVERNCHKSIYNGLILRKLKVKYIEAIIDEKHGIFMPPNSNNIYKSLKQCENPKGIILTYPNYFGITYDLENILKDLKNIGLKIIIDGAHGAHFGVNNKLPKSIVNLCNYMVLSAHKTLPSLTQGAYLLVNDEDESLEFYLKAFTTTSPSYLIMASLDYGRYYLDNYGKEDYEKLINLAEKWKKNINSLNKVHIIDKKDLPKDYDIDKSRYVITIPSEYNGHKLLEYLRKCKIQSEMSFNSGVVLILSPFNNEEDFISIFKAIESLDLTSIYDGNTFNKQYSLNPKRVMQPYEVFNEKFENINLEEAEGRICNEAIVPYPPGIPLICPGELISKEAISIIKEYIYNNMSVIGIKNNKVNVIVK, from the coding sequence TTGAAAAATAAATTACCTTTATTAAGTGAAGTTATAAAATATAATGAAGAGAATAACTTAATATTATCTATGCCAGGAAATAAATGTGGAAAAGGTTTTTTAAGAGATGAAGTAGGTGAAAACTTTGCGAAGAAATTGGGATTTTTAGATATAACAGAAGTAGATCCCTTAGATAATCTTCATTATCCTGAAGGAATTATTAAAGAAGCTCAAGAGTTACTTAGCAAAACTTATGGAGCTGAAAAAGGTTATTTTTTAGTAAATGGAAGTTCAAGTGGAAATCTTTCAGCTATATTTTCAGCTTTTAATGAAGGTGATGAAGTTTTAGTTGAAAGAAACTGTCATAAATCAATTTATAACGGACTTATATTAAGAAAACTTAAAGTTAAATACATTGAAGCAATAATAGATGAAAAACATGGTATTTTCATGCCACCTAATAGTAATAATATATATAAATCATTAAAACAATGCGAAAATCCTAAAGGGATAATCTTAACATATCCTAATTACTTCGGTATTACTTATGATTTAGAAAATATTTTAAAAGATTTAAAAAATATAGGGCTAAAAATAATTATAGACGGAGCACATGGAGCACATTTTGGAGTAAATAATAAATTGCCTAAATCTATAGTGAATTTATGTAATTATATGGTTTTAAGTGCACATAAGACACTACCTTCATTAACACAAGGTGCCTATCTTTTAGTAAATGATGAAGATGAAAGTTTAGAATTTTATTTAAAAGCTTTTACAACTACATCACCATCATATCTAATTATGGCATCTTTAGATTATGGACGATATTATTTAGATAATTACGGAAAAGAAGATTATGAAAAACTTATAAATTTAGCAGAGAAGTGGAAAAAAAATATAAATTCTTTAAATAAGGTTCATATAATAGATAAAAAGGATTTACCAAAGGATTATGATATTGATAAAAGTAGATATGTTATCACAATTCCTAGTGAATATAATGGTCATAAACTTCTAGAGTATTTAAGAAAATGTAAAATTCAATCAGAAATGAGCTTTAATTCAGGGGTAGTATTAATATTATCTCCTTTTAATAATGAGGAAGACTTTATATCCATATTTAAAGCTATAGAATCTTTAGATTTAACTTCAATATATGATGGAAATACTTTTAATAAACAATATAGCTTAAACCCTAAAAGGGTTATGCAGCCCTATGAAGTTTTTAATGAAAAATTTGAAAATATAAATTTAGAAGAAGCAGAGGGAAGAATATGCAATGAAGCAATAGTTCCATATCCACCAGGAATACCTTTAATTTGTCCAGGAGAATTGATATCAAAGGAAGCAATTTCTATAATTAAAGAATATATTTATAATAATATGAGTGTAATTGGAATAAAAAACAACAAAGTTAATGTAATAGTTAAATAA
- a CDS encoding M16 family metallopeptidase, whose amino-acid sequence MKEYILKNNIKLVYKKTTSSLTSISISLDAGAIMDGEKLGVAHATEHMVYKGTKNRSESEINKDLSNVFGFQNAMTNYPYVIYYGTLLSEDFKEGLALFKDIIVNPTFKEDGFKEEMQVIIEELNEWDEDLEQYVEDKLFLNSFNYRRIKNPIIGTIKTLKEMTLEDIKDFYAKYYIPSNTSIAVISSLDFEDIKNIIEEEFSIWEDKKVIKENIEYEAPKGGVFYDYREGVNTCKVEIIYPIHKLTPKEIKALIIFDEYFGKGVNSILYDTLRTKNGLIYDIITKISLESHIKLYKINFSTSKENLDYTLKLINECIDNIDNLKSILNKDDKYRLIKGIKLKRLFREEQNIILAKELSTYGTMFGDFNRYLDEIINLEDLELDFVIDIAKKVLKNPSTEIILGK is encoded by the coding sequence TTGAAAGAGTATATCCTAAAAAATAATATTAAGTTAGTATATAAAAAGACTACATCAAGCTTAACGTCTATTTCTATTTCTTTAGATGCAGGGGCTATTATGGATGGAGAAAAACTAGGAGTAGCTCATGCAACTGAACATATGGTTTATAAAGGAACTAAAAATAGAAGTGAATCTGAAATAAATAAAGATTTAAGCAATGTATTTGGATTTCAAAATGCTATGACAAATTATCCATATGTAATTTATTATGGGACTCTTTTAAGCGAAGACTTTAAAGAGGGGTTAGCTTTATTTAAAGACATAATTGTTAATCCTACCTTTAAAGAAGATGGATTTAAAGAAGAGATGCAAGTTATAATTGAAGAGCTTAATGAATGGGATGAAGATTTAGAGCAATATGTAGAAGATAAACTTTTTCTTAATTCATTTAATTATAGAAGAATAAAAAATCCTATTATAGGCACTATAAAAACTTTAAAAGAAATGACCTTAGAAGATATAAAGGATTTTTATGCTAAATATTACATTCCAAGTAACACTTCAATTGCAGTAATTTCATCTTTAGACTTTGAAGATATTAAAAATATAATAGAAGAAGAGTTTTCTATTTGGGAAGATAAGAAAGTAATTAAAGAAAATATAGAATATGAAGCACCTAAGGGTGGAGTTTTTTATGACTATAGAGAAGGTGTAAATACATGTAAGGTAGAGATTATCTATCCTATCCATAAATTAACACCAAAAGAGATAAAAGCTTTAATTATATTTGATGAGTATTTTGGAAAAGGTGTTAACTCTATTCTTTATGATACATTAAGAACTAAAAATGGTCTTATTTATGATATAATTACAAAAATATCTTTAGAAAGCCATATAAAATTATATAAAATAAATTTTAGCACCTCAAAAGAAAACTTAGATTATACATTAAAATTAATAAATGAATGTATTGATAATATAGATAATTTAAAATCTATATTAAATAAAGATGATAAGTATAGACTTATTAAGGGAATAAAATTAAAAAGATTATTTAGAGAAGAACAAAATATAATTTTAGCTAAAGAACTCTCAACTTACGGAACAATGTTTGGTGATTTTAATAGATATTTAGATGAAATTATTAACTTAGAGGATTTAGAGTTAGATTTTGTAATTGATATTGCAAAAAAGGTATTAAAGAATCCTTCTACAGAGATTATACTAGGTAAATAA